TTTCATTGACCCCTTTAGGGTATAGGGCGGCTAAGTGGTTAATAAAAAACGATTTATTGTGATTAACTGGTTAATAAAGTCCAAAAGCGTAAAGGTAAAATAAATACTTTTTAAAACTGGCTAAGATTGCTATGTTTTGAGTAATAAGTTATCTATAAATATATACATTTATCTCGATATTTATGGATATTAAACCTCAATTTGTCACTAAGCGTGACGCCCAAGAATTAACAGGTTTTAGTTGTGAGACTTTGAAAAAATGGAGACTGACTGGGAAACTTACAGAGGGAATTCATTGGATCCGAGTTGGTAATAGTGAAAGAGTCGTTCGTTATAACGCTTTGTTATTGATAGATTTCTTGCAAAATTATCATGATTTATCCGCTCATCAACGGGCAATTGATGCTTACTTAGCGTCTCTTCCGAGTAATCAGCCTCGCAAAAGTAAAGCAAGAAAAACGAGCGGGAGATAACTTATGAACTTTAGTAAGAATAGTGGTTCATTTCCCTTTACAATAAGTGTCATCGGAAGTGAGTACGGCATTGGGAGCAATCAGTATGTTTTATTTACGGTTCCGATAACAAATGATATACTTTAGTTATAGTCTAAATCGTTAATGAAAAAGATGTATTGCCGTTTAGCTGTGCTTATGGCTGAAAAAGATCCTCAACTTTCTCAAAGACAACTCGCCGAAGATACGAAGTTGGGTGTTACCACCATTAATCGACTGTTCAGAAATGATTTTAGTCGCGTTGATACTCACACAATTGAAACTTTGTGTCTTTATTTTCGATGTGAAATAGGTGATTTATTTGTACTTAGAAAGGTAGAATAATCCTCCCTTTTTATCAAACCCCTTTCTGTAACTTATTTTCAGCTTAAATAATATCTGGCTAATCAAGCTTTTCGACAAATACCTAAAAAAAAGGCTCCGAACATCTCGCCCAGAACCCAAAATACAAATAATTTATTTCATTCTAGCTTGATGGGGGTGTTCGGAGAAAGGAGAACCCCCTATGGAAGACAAAACTCTTTTCTCATATTATAGTCTATGGTGTGACAGTGTAACAATTGTCACATTAAGAGGAGGTGTACTGTGATCGCCTCTCAGAATCAGCTAAAACCCCATCACAGAGAAGAATTAATAGCCAGTGGAATCGCTCCAGAATTGATAGAGAGTGCTTTTTACTCCCTAGAAGGTGATGAAGCGATCGCTAGACTGCTATGTTCAGAGAAATTGGTAAGGACTAACACCGGTAGAGTTAGTAGTAGATATCTGCGATCGCTCTCTCATTTGAAACACGGCGCTTGGTTTGTTAGATGCGTAAATCCCATCACCGGAGAAGAAAGGGACTTCACCACCTGTAAACCAGATCAGCCTAGAATGGACTTCGGGAAACAAAAGCCCATCAAGTACGAAAATCCCCCTAAAACCTCTACAGAACCTATTTTCCTCAATGTACCTCCCTCATTCATTGAAAGAACAATAGAAGCAGCTCAAGATTTATGCTACGAAGGGACTAATCTGGAGATAGCAAAAGATCATAATTTAACTTATTGGGAATTCGTAATTCTAGCGAAAATACCCATAGTTATCGTTGAAGGAGCTAAAAAAGCAGCGGCTTTGATTTCAATGGGAATACCTGCGGTTGCGGTAACTGGAATCTTTAATAATATCCCTAACCCCAAAAAGAAAGAATTAATTGTCGATAAATGTCCCCAATTAGAACCTTTTTTGATAGAAATGGAAAGGAATGAACCACTTAATAGACAAGTTATTATAGCCTTCGACCAAGACGAAAAGATCAAAACCATCAAATCCGTTAATCAAGCGATCGACTATTGGACTTGGGGATTAAGAAAGCTGAAAGCTATACCCTATGTGGCTACTTGGGATAAAGAGTTAGGGAAGGGTATCGACGACGTAGCTTACACCCACGGTAGTGAGAAGGTAAAACAGATCTTCAGAGAAGCTCTACCTAGTACAGTGTGGAAAGCAGGGTTATCTAGCAAGTTGCTACGAATTCCTGATTATGAATGTAACGAGAGATACTTAAATCTTCCTATTTCCAGAGCATACGAACATAGATTATTGGTAATAAAATCAGGTACAGATACCGGTAAGACTACATTCCTGGAAAAGGCGATCGCCAATAATAAACAAAAAGGGATCTTGAGTTTTGTGGTAGTCAGTAGGAATAGCTTGGGTAGGAATATGGCTAATCGCTTTTCTCTTCCCCATAGAAATACCGAAACTACTAAAGAGGATATTTATGGTAGTGGTGGACTAGTCTTATGTGTAGATTCTTTGCATGAAGGATATATTCCCATTCAAGAATTACTAGAAGAGAAGACACCCTACATGTTAATTTTTGATGAGTGTAATGAGACTTTTGCTCACAGTGTCACCTCTACTACCGATATTAAAAAGCGTCGGGGGGAAATTTTAACTAATATAGCCCTGTTGGCTCAAAATGCTGTATCTAATATCTTATTAAGTGCTGACGTGAGCGATCGCGATATCGACTTGTACGAAGCTATCTCTAATCTTAATCCCTTCGTAATTGTCAATCATTATAAATCCAATACGGGTAAGAAATGGATAGATTGGGATGATCCTTATCAGATGGTTATTCAAACTCAAAATAGCATCGCAGAGGGAAAAAATGTTTTAATACTCTGTGACACGGTTAAACGGAGTAGTAAGAAAGCTTTTACCACCATTAGCTTAGAAGAGCAAATTGCTAAAACCGCCGGGGAAAAGGGCTTAGACTTGAAAAGGATTAGAATCGATACTGAAACCGTGGGGAAAGTGTTAGAGAGGAGCATTGATAGTAAACCTCTCAAGCATCCCGCTTATGAATTACTAGACGATATTAATAATATCAGTCAGTATCAAATAGCGATCGCTTCTCCCATTATCTCCTCTGGAGTTGATATCAACGTGGATCACTTCGACGAAATCTACTATTTTGGCAATGGAGTACAAGACGCTGAGAAAGTCTTACAGCAGATCGCCCGCGTTCGCGATCCCAAGAATAAATGTACAGTAAATGTATATCTGCCCAAATTATCTCTAGCTAAGAATTACGCTGTTACCCCTGCACAAGTTGCCTACTACGAACATCAGAAGTTTAAAGTCAATCTGAATTACCTCCACCAACAAGGGTTAACCTACTTACCTCCAGAAAAGCATCCCCAAGATATTTTGAAAGCTTGGGAGATTTATTATGCGGAAGTAGTAGCCGATAATAACCTGAAGGGATGGTGTTACGCTGAGTACATTCAACATTCAGCCGACGCTAGAGGTTATCAACGCATCTCTTGGAGAGAACAAGATTTAGATTACTCGGTAGAGGAAATTGAAGCAACTAAAGAGGAGATTCAGGAGATTAAGAAGGAAATTAATCGTGACTGGGTTAATAATCGCCTCAATGCTGTAGATATTGGTGACGCTACTAAAAATGAGTTAGAGGAGTTGGAAAAAACTACCGGGCTGACTGATGAGGAAAATTGGGAATTACAGAAAAGGAAGGTTAAGGATTTATGGGTGGGTGATAATGCTAAGGTTACAGAGAATATTATTAATCTGTACGACCACAACCTTTACCAATCTCTTAAAACTCTATTTATGGCGGCATTTACTCCCGATTTCGTCCCGAGCAAACACTCCGACAAATTAGAGTATTATTTAAGGGAACATCCAAGCTTTATTAAGCACGATTTTAATAGTATTAATCCTAATCGCATGTTAATTGAATTATTGCAGCGATCGGGTTTACTGAGTCTGTTTGGATTGGATAAGTCTAGTATCACTTTAAATCTTCCCCAAGATGAAACTCATGTGGAGTATTGGCAGGAGGTAAATAGATATAAACAGGCTAAGTTAGCTGAAATTAAAGCTTATGTGGAAGATGAAGCCTTGATAGATAGAAGTGCTTTTGAAAAAGCGATCACCAAGGGTGGCGCGCAAGGCGCGATCGCCCTTTTACCACAGCAAATTAAATCCTACTTTAAACAATACTTTAACCTCAATCTCGATACCAATCAAGAACCTTTTAAAATCGCTTGTAAAGTACTTCGGAGATTCGGTATTAAGCCTAAACAGGTTAAGAGAGGAGAAATAAAAGAGGACGGTACGCGTCAGCGAGAATATATACTAGATAAGGTTCCGGAATTAGAGAGTATCTTCACTCACTGGCTACAGGAGTTATTACCCAAGCGATGGATTTCTCCAGAAGAAAAATTATCTTTACTAGTTGCGGACAAAATCGCCCTACCAGATGGTAGCTGGGGTGTGGTAGAAAACATCGGCGATTGTAGTGTTATCTGTAGGAATCCCGAAGGGATAATGTTCACTATTCCTATGGCTAAAGCTAAGGAATCTCCTCCTACAGTAGTTAAAGTGGGAGAAATTGTAGAGTATAGATATCGGGTTGAAAAGATTTACTTTCAGTCTCAAATAGTTACCGACAGATGGGGGAGGAGTAAGTCTATCCATATAGAGTTATTAGAAGTTGCGGACATCCAAACCCTACAGATTTATTCTGTACCTGTTAATTCTTTTCACCAGTGGTTGAAGAGTTCTCAAGTTGAGTCCCCAGGAGAGAAGATACCGGCTTAGATTCATGCTGCATTATCTGTCGTCCAGTGTCTGGTGGACAATCCAGCGCTATGTCCAGTCAGTTAAAATAATACAACTCTCTCAACCTTCCACAGTGAACTATTACCCTGCTTACCCGATTTACTGAAGCGGAATCCACAGTAGAGATATTCTTTTTTACCTTGCAGACTACGATAAGAAAGATTAACAATTGCCGCTAAGCGACGAGTTGGGATAACCCAGTTGTTATCAACTAACTCCTGAAGCATTCTTAAATCATCTAAATTAGCTTTGTGTAGGGGTATTAAAGATTTAACGGTTTCTCTGATAAGTATTGCTATTCCCTCTAAGGGTAAGGAAAGTTGTTCTGGAGTAACCCTTTTGAAGGTGTCGTCTGGTCTGTCGTCCACCGATATTTTTAATAGGGTCTGGGGATTATTGTTGATAAACTGTTGGATAGTAACCCCCTGCTTGAGGGTGTCGTCCAGTGTGTCCAGTGTGTCCAGTTCCTCCCTAGTAATGTAAGATTTTCTATTTAGGGAATGGGGTTGAATCTGTAACTGATTGAGACGAGTGTAAACTTGAGAGCGACCGATATTGTAGCGCGAGGTTAATTGTTGTACGGGAAAGTTATCTATTTCTGTCATATCATTAGATATGTTTAATACTGTACATATACTATTATAGTATGAAATTACTTTAGGTGTCGTCCGGTGTCCAGTGGAAAATCCATCGCTATGTCCAGTCATTATAAGTAATATCAAGTTCGGGTAAATACTTATACATAAAAGCGAGTAGGGGTAAAGGGGAAAGGGTAAAGGGGAAAGCTTTAGATAAAAAAGTGACTCACTTTCTTTATGGTAACTAATTAAGCGGACATGATATAATATACAAAAATGGTTTTTTGTTGAGCGTTTTCTAGGAGCATTCAAATTCACTTAAGACTTTTATCAGTTGCTCAAGTTTGTTAATTCGGTTCTTCTAGACTAAGTATGATAGATTAATGATACCAGGGCAAGACTTGGGGGTCAGATTAAAAGCATTACTTTCATGGTTAGGAAACTATGGACATTTATCTTATGGTAAACAGCAAGAATTTTTAGAGGAATTAGGATCAATCTCCATTGGTCAAGGAACTTTAGTAGCCACGAATGAGCGAGTGGAAAAAGCAGTAAGCCCTAGTTCTGTAATATTCACAATATTTATCTATCTCTGAAACTGTAGTATCGGCTTCTCTCGGCAAATAAAGAGATAACCACACCACTGGAAAATCTAGATCAAATATATGGAGTAGCAGAATTCCTCAAGGCTAGAGTTCAGTTTTTAACTCAATATAACTATGTTTCGGAGTTAGAAGATTCCGAAATAATTTAGAACAACCAGAAGTGAGAGAAGTCAGACATAGGCGGTGCGATCGTCTTTCAGATAAATTTGAAGTAACTTGTCGTCCGGTATCCACTGGACAGTCCAGTGTTGTTGTTCATTTTTAATTCTACATTCTCAATCGTCCGATGTCTGGTGGATAATCCGGCACTCAGTTTATATAATACGCAATGGAGTTCCCTAGGGAGCGATCGCTTAATCACCGACATTTCGTAAGCGATTATAGTTTTGAAGAATAGTTTGAGTAGTAGGATGATTGATTCCCAAAGTCCTTTTAGCGATCTCTAAAGCTTCAATGTAGAGGGGTTCAGCTTCACTGTATCTACCTCGACTATTGTAGAGTCCTGCTAAATTGTTCAAGCCTGATGCTACATGGGGATGGTCGTCGTCCTTAAACATTCGCCTATACATCTTTAAAGCTTCAATGTAGAGGGTTTCAGCTTCGTTGTATTTACCTAGGTTATAGTAGAGTGCTGCTAAATTGTTCAAGCCTGATGCTACACCGGGATGGTCGTCGTCCTTAAACATTCGCTTTTTCATCTTTAAAGCTTTAATGTAGAGGGTTTCAGCTTCGTTGTATTTACCTTGACTATCGTAGAGTGCTGCTAAATTGTTCAAATTAGTAGCCACATAGGGATGGTCGTCGTCCTTAAACATTCGCCTATACATCTCTAAAGCTTCAATGTAGAGGGTTTCAGCTTCGTTGTATTTACCTTGACTATCGTAGAGTGCTGCTAAATTGTCCAAGGTAGATGCAATATAGGGATGGTCGCCGTTATAGATTTGCTTTCTCATCTTTAAAGCTTCAATGTAGAGGGGTTCAGCTTCGCTGTATCTGCTTTGTCTATTGTAGAGATTAGCTAAATTGTTTAAGCCTAATCCTACATAAAATAAGCCGTTGTCGCCCCTAGACATTTGCCTTGCTATCTCTAAAGCTTCAATGTAGAGAGGTTCAGCTTCGTTGTATTTACCTTGACTATCGTAGAGTTCTGCTAAATTATTCAAGCTTATTAATACACATTGATTGTTTACCTCTAAAGTCCGACAAAGATTCAGACATTCTTCAAGCCAAGGTTCTGCTAAACCATATAAACCTTGTCCTTGGTAAAATCTACCTAAACCCACAAATGGCCAGATTACATCTTCATTCGGCAAGCAGTTTCGTAATGACTCTTTAGCTGATTCCGCTATGTGAGGAATAGATAATTTAACTTTTTCTAGATCATCAGTCACTGGAGTTTCAGGAATAGTTTGCGCCTCTTTTACCATTCCTTGACAAAATTTGGTTTTTAATTGCTCTTTTGTTGAGATTGCTTCTTCCAACTTATTTTGAAAATATTCTCTCATCAATGAATGTAGCTCATATATTCCTTGATCTTGGCGTTGAATTAAGCTTAATTTTACCAACACTCCATCTCTAATATCTTCTAATTGTTCTTCATCTTCTGAAGCTAAACACTTTTGTAATAATGACCATGGAATAGGTGCAAGTGCAAATAGACTCAGAAAACAGGCTAATTCTTGGGCTTGAGTATTTAATTCTTGCCAACTTAACTCAAAAGCTGCTTTAACTCCTTTAAGTGCAGTTGTTGACGTAGTTGGTTCTAGAAGAGCATTTTGTTCTAACCCCTTTGCCTCTAATCTTTGTATCATTTCACTTAGTGGTACATCTTGTCTTTGAGCTAAATAACAACCAACCAATTCTAAAGCTAGAGGTAAATAACCCAATTGATGACAAAGCTGCTGCGCTTCTTGTTGCTCTTGTTCTATCCTATTTGAGCCGATTAGCACTGCTAATAATTCTAGTGCCGCTGCTTGGGAAAAGATCTTTAAGTTTAGTTGTGCAAAATTGGCTCCTAAATTTTGTGATCTAGTTGTGGCTAAAATTTTAAATTTCGGTAAATTGGGTGGGAGATAATTGTCAATACTTTCTCTGTTAATTACATCGTCAAAGATTACCAGAACATTTCCTTCAAATGGCCAATGACGCCAACAATAGTCTACTTTAGCTTTGGTATCCCATTCTTCTGGAGGATTCAGACCTAGTTTCATTTTCCCATAATCATTAATTATCTGAATAGCTAAGTCTGTTTCCCTCGCTCTAAGCCAACAAATTCCTCCTTGATATTTACTACCATATTTTTGAGCATATTGGAGGGCTAATTCAGTCTTACCTATTCCCCCCATTCCAGTGATGCTTGCCAATGTAGAGGAAATTACGACTCTTTCTGATTTTGTTAGTTTGGCATCTAGATCTTCTAATTCTTGAACACGCCCTACAAAATTTTTAGTCCCACTACGTGGTGTATCTTGGGGAGGATTATTGACCTTATTTATAGATCTAGGTAGATATTTTTTGAGAAACTCTATTAAAAATAGGGCTGACGCTTTTGCCGCAAACTCTCTAAATGAATCATCTTTATACTGATCTGCATAGTCACATATACCCTTGACAAAGATCATGTATTTTATGTCTTGAGTTTGTGAGACAATCCCTATTGCCTCTCCTTCCATTTCTAAACCAATTATCTGTCTCTGTACGTTGGCTATCTTGTCAAAAATCTCTTCATCTTCAATAACTGATGTTCCTGTTCCCACTGGTCCTAAATGTACTTTGAACTCTGGATCTGCTCTAGGTTCATCAGGAAAGCTAAATAACTTTTCATCACAATCTTCTTTTCCTTTTTCTGTTAACTTAAATCCTTTTTCTTCTATCCATTTTCTTTTTTTTAATCTTTTTAGGGTGGCTTCTCGGTTTAATACATACGTTGTCATGGGTGCATAATCTTGCAGTCTACTTATTTCGTTAGCTTCTAATGCTGCAAATGCTCTTAGTAACCATTCAGCTTGATAATCAATAGACAGTGGTCGCTCATCAACAAAAGTAGGTTTCCACTCCTTCATTATTTGTTCTACAGAGGTTTTCCACTCTCGTTTGAGATTAAAAGTAGTTATATCATGTTGTAATTGTCCTTCTTTGAGTTTGCCCTCATCGTAGCGAAATACTTTGTCAGCTACTATGACATCTCCCAAGAAAACACCCGATTGACGACGACCCGCACAAATACCGCACATAGCCAAGCACTGAGGATTCAATTCCTTAGTCAGCTCGGTAGCTAAAGCTGCTGCTCTGACTGCACCCATCCCATGAGCCCACATCGCTGCTACTCGGAATGAAAAACCTTGATCACTAGCAAATTCTCTAACATAGTATTTAGTAAAATTATTTTCTTGGACATCTTGCCATGAGTCTATTCCGCCTGTTACTTTCATTAATGCATCGAATTCTTCTTTAAGTGCAGCAATGATTAAGACATTGGCTTTGTTTTGGCTAAGGTTTGAGTGAGGGGCTTGGCTCATCGATTTAGATCACAGTTTTTCCATTACTATAGCACTCGCTTTATATTAGATAAGTGTTTTTAATGAAGTCCTAACATTTATGGCGGTTGGTATAATCATAACTATCCTAAATTTTTGACTTGTTCTGGTCTTTTGGCAAGCATTTATTCA
The DNA window shown above is from Gloeocapsa sp. PCC 73106 and carries:
- a CDS encoding helix-turn-helix transcriptional regulator gives rise to the protein MYCRLAVLMAEKDPQLSQRQLAEDTKLGVTTINRLFRNDFSRVDTHTIETLCLYFRCEIGDLFVLRKVE
- a CDS encoding plasmid replication protein, CyRepA1 family, whose amino-acid sequence is MIASQNQLKPHHREELIASGIAPELIESAFYSLEGDEAIARLLCSEKLVRTNTGRVSSRYLRSLSHLKHGAWFVRCVNPITGEERDFTTCKPDQPRMDFGKQKPIKYENPPKTSTEPIFLNVPPSFIERTIEAAQDLCYEGTNLEIAKDHNLTYWEFVILAKIPIVIVEGAKKAAALISMGIPAVAVTGIFNNIPNPKKKELIVDKCPQLEPFLIEMERNEPLNRQVIIAFDQDEKIKTIKSVNQAIDYWTWGLRKLKAIPYVATWDKELGKGIDDVAYTHGSEKVKQIFREALPSTVWKAGLSSKLLRIPDYECNERYLNLPISRAYEHRLLVIKSGTDTGKTTFLEKAIANNKQKGILSFVVVSRNSLGRNMANRFSLPHRNTETTKEDIYGSGGLVLCVDSLHEGYIPIQELLEEKTPYMLIFDECNETFAHSVTSTTDIKKRRGEILTNIALLAQNAVSNILLSADVSDRDIDLYEAISNLNPFVIVNHYKSNTGKKWIDWDDPYQMVIQTQNSIAEGKNVLILCDTVKRSSKKAFTTISLEEQIAKTAGEKGLDLKRIRIDTETVGKVLERSIDSKPLKHPAYELLDDINNISQYQIAIASPIISSGVDINVDHFDEIYYFGNGVQDAEKVLQQIARVRDPKNKCTVNVYLPKLSLAKNYAVTPAQVAYYEHQKFKVNLNYLHQQGLTYLPPEKHPQDILKAWEIYYAEVVADNNLKGWCYAEYIQHSADARGYQRISWREQDLDYSVEEIEATKEEIQEIKKEINRDWVNNRLNAVDIGDATKNELEELEKTTGLTDEENWELQKRKVKDLWVGDNAKVTENIINLYDHNLYQSLKTLFMAAFTPDFVPSKHSDKLEYYLREHPSFIKHDFNSINPNRMLIELLQRSGLLSLFGLDKSSITLNLPQDETHVEYWQEVNRYKQAKLAEIKAYVEDEALIDRSAFEKAITKGGAQGAIALLPQQIKSYFKQYFNLNLDTNQEPFKIACKVLRRFGIKPKQVKRGEIKEDGTRQREYILDKVPELESIFTHWLQELLPKRWISPEEKLSLLVADKIALPDGSWGVVENIGDCSVICRNPEGIMFTIPMAKAKESPPTVVKVGEIVEYRYRVEKIYFQSQIVTDRWGRSKSIHIELLEVADIQTLQIYSVPVNSFHQWLKSSQVESPGEKIPA
- a CDS encoding tetratricopeptide repeat protein encodes the protein MSQAPHSNLSQNKANVLIIAALKEEFDALMKVTGGIDSWQDVQENNFTKYYVREFASDQGFSFRVAAMWAHGMGAVRAAALATELTKELNPQCLAMCGICAGRRQSGVFLGDVIVADKVFRYDEGKLKEGQLQHDITTFNLKREWKTSVEQIMKEWKPTFVDERPLSIDYQAEWLLRAFAALEANEISRLQDYAPMTTYVLNREATLKRLKKRKWIEEKGFKLTEKGKEDCDEKLFSFPDEPRADPEFKVHLGPVGTGTSVIEDEEIFDKIANVQRQIIGLEMEGEAIGIVSQTQDIKYMIFVKGICDYADQYKDDSFREFAAKASALFLIEFLKKYLPRSINKVNNPPQDTPRSGTKNFVGRVQELEDLDAKLTKSERVVISSTLASITGMGGIGKTELALQYAQKYGSKYQGGICWLRARETDLAIQIINDYGKMKLGLNPPEEWDTKAKVDYCWRHWPFEGNVLVIFDDVINRESIDNYLPPNLPKFKILATTRSQNLGANFAQLNLKIFSQAAALELLAVLIGSNRIEQEQQEAQQLCHQLGYLPLALELVGCYLAQRQDVPLSEMIQRLEAKGLEQNALLEPTTSTTALKGVKAAFELSWQELNTQAQELACFLSLFALAPIPWSLLQKCLASEDEEQLEDIRDGVLVKLSLIQRQDQGIYELHSLMREYFQNKLEEAISTKEQLKTKFCQGMVKEAQTIPETPVTDDLEKVKLSIPHIAESAKESLRNCLPNEDVIWPFVGLGRFYQGQGLYGLAEPWLEECLNLCRTLEVNNQCVLISLNNLAELYDSQGKYNEAEPLYIEALEIARQMSRGDNGLFYVGLGLNNLANLYNRQSRYSEAEPLYIEALKMRKQIYNGDHPYIASTLDNLAALYDSQGKYNEAETLYIEALEMYRRMFKDDDHPYVATNLNNLAALYDSQGKYNEAETLYIKALKMKKRMFKDDDHPGVASGLNNLAALYYNLGKYNEAETLYIEALKMYRRMFKDDDHPHVASGLNNLAGLYNSRGRYSEAEPLYIEALEIAKRTLGINHPTTQTILQNYNRLRNVGD